The segment TATAAAGGCGGTTTTCGGTGCTTGTAACCCAGCTACAGAACCGTTCCCAGACGTTAGAGCGCTCTGTGCGCTGTAATGTGGTCGTCATAGTTTTATGAGTGCTATTGATTTGTTAAGGTTCGGATGATGCTTTTATCTTAGGGGGATTTTTAAGTTTTGTAAAGGCTTGTTAATAACATTTAATATTATGACTCTCATAAGTCTGGCTTATCTTAAACCTAGGGACACGGCCCCCAAAACCTACCGGCCCCCAAAACCCACCGGCCCCATCCAAACCCGAATCCCCAGCCCAATGAGATATGCAGCCCACAGGAAGGTAAAATAGAGACCTTACAGGGATTAAAAAAAAGCCTCCATGTCTACCATCTCCCAATCGCCCTTTTCTCCAGAAGAAATCGCCTCAGAAGGCATAAAACCCGAAGAATACACAGAAATCGTCAACCGGCTCGGACGCCACCCCAACAAAGCCGAGCTTGGAATGTTTGGCGTTATGTGGTCAGAACACTGTTGTTACAAAAACTCCCGTCCCCTCCTCAAACAATTTCCCACCCAAGGCGAACGCATACTTGTCGGCCCCGGAGAAAATGCCGGTGTGGTAGACTTAGGCGACGGAATCCGACTAGCTTTTAAAATTGAATCTCACAATCACCCCTCCGCCGTCGAACCCTTCCAAGGCGCAGCCACCGGCGTTGGAGGTATATTGCGTGATATATTCACAATGGGAGCGCGGCCCATAGCCCTTTTAAACTCCCTGCGTTTCGGCTCTCTCGAAGATGCCCGCACTCGCCGGCTCTTTAGCGGAGTTATATCAGGCATCTCACATTACGGTAATTGTGTGGGAGTTCCCACCGTAGGCGGTGAAGTATATTTTGACCCCGCCTACACCGGCAACCCCCTCGTCAACGTTATGGCGCTGGGACTCATGGAAACCCCAGACATCGTAAAATCAGGCGCAGCAGGAATAGGCAACCCCGTCCTTTACGTTGGTTCCACCACCGGCAGAGACGGCATGGGTGGTGCAGCCTTTGCTAGTGTTGAACTCAGCGAACAATCCCTAGACGACCGGCCAGCCGTCCAAGTCGGCGACCCCTTCCTCGAAAAATCCCTGATCGAAGCCTGCCTTGAAGCCTTCAAAACCGGCGCCGTCGTAGCCGCACAAGACATGGGCGCCGCCGGCATCACTTGCTCAACCTCAGAAATGGCAGCAAAAGGCGGAGTTGGCATTGATTTTGACCTCGACAAAGTGCCGGCGCGCGAAACCGGCATGATACCCTACGAATATCTCCTCTCCGAATCTCAAGAGCGAATGCTATTCGTTGCCCACAAAGGACGCGAACAAGAACTAATCGACATTTTCCATAAATGGGGACTGCACGCCGTCGTCGCCGGCACCGTCATTGATGAGCCCATCGTCCGCATTCGCTACAAAGGCGAAATAGCCGCCGAAGTTCCCGCCACAGCCCTCGCAGACAACACCCCCATTTATGAACGGCAACTACTCAGCGAACCGCCAGAGTATGCCAAAAAAGCACATCAATGGCAATCTGACAGCCTGCCCGCTTGCAACAATAGCGGTATCCAAATAGGCGAACAGCAAAAAACCTGGAATGACATATTCCTACAACTGCTAGACACCCCCACCATCGCCTCCAAACGTTGGGTTTACCGGCAATACGATCACCAAGTACAAAACAACACCGTTATGCTACCCGGTGGTGCAGATGCCGCCGTC is part of the Ancylothrix sp. D3o genome and harbors:
- the purL gene encoding phosphoribosylformylglycinamidine synthase subunit PurL, producing the protein MSTISQSPFSPEEIASEGIKPEEYTEIVNRLGRHPNKAELGMFGVMWSEHCCYKNSRPLLKQFPTQGERILVGPGENAGVVDLGDGIRLAFKIESHNHPSAVEPFQGAATGVGGILRDIFTMGARPIALLNSLRFGSLEDARTRRLFSGVISGISHYGNCVGVPTVGGEVYFDPAYTGNPLVNVMALGLMETPDIVKSGAAGIGNPVLYVGSTTGRDGMGGAAFASVELSEQSLDDRPAVQVGDPFLEKSLIEACLEAFKTGAVVAAQDMGAAGITCSTSEMAAKGGVGIDFDLDKVPARETGMIPYEYLLSESQERMLFVAHKGREQELIDIFHKWGLHAVVAGTVIDEPIVRIRYKGEIAAEVPATALADNTPIYERQLLSEPPEYAKKAHQWQSDSLPACNNSGIQIGEQQKTWNDIFLQLLDTPTIASKRWVYRQYDHQVQNNTVMLPGGADAAVVRLRPQLTEQSDGVQTFWQNVSTSAVAATVDCNSRYVYLDPYEGAKAVVAEAARNLSCVGAEPLAVTDNLNFGSPEKPIGYWQLASACRGIAEACREFNTPVTGGNVSLYNETLDSNQQPTPIYPTPVVGMVGLIPDLTRICGQGWRNTGDIIYLLGLPPTLPATLGASEYLASIHGIIAGKPPQINFDLERQVQNACREGIRQGWVRSAHDCAEGGLAVALAECCIGGELGAEIHLGENTTNARLDEILFGEGGARIVVSVNPQNQNQWENFVENQLGEHCCKIGIVGKSEENLRVFTVPELPLINVSITDMGERWHNAIERRLAL